GTCATTGCATTGGGAAAATAGTGATAATATAGCGGTGGACAAAGTAGTTATTGGTCTAGTGGTACTTTTATTTCAAATATAGAAGAAATACTGAGTTTGAATCTCCATAGTCCCCATCGATAATACGAGAAAAAAGAATGGACTACATGCACAAGAGGAAAAATATTTTGTATATTGGTACTTGGCATTTTGTTACAGACAAGTAAAGTGCGGCCAGAAACTGTGTATCAGTCAGGTTCATAGAACTAGTGCATTACATGATGCGAATCGAtaatttcaacaagaagaaaattTGATCAGGTATAATACAGACATTGCAATGACCATTCGCCAAGAACAACATGCCACACTTGAGTACCGAGGGAAGATGAGCGAGTTTTTCTTCAGTAGTTCATTCGCCCCCTCTGACACTGCCGTGGGCAGCAGCAGTTAACAACACTCTGACTGCAAAGTTTGCAACACATACTCATACAACACATGCCGGGATCAGAAACTGCATCTCTATCATCTCACAAATTCTATGGAAAAGACATGACAGAACTGTTAGGAGTTTGAGACCTTTCGGGAATAAGCCAGCACCATCACAAAATCTTTCGCAGAGGACCCGACAGATGCTGTAATTCGTTCTGGAGGGGATGCCATTTGTAGCCACAGATCAACTAAGTTATACATTTCTAACGTGGGAACCACTGGTTGCCCCATACATTTAATCTCAACCTGAAAGAAATGTTAATGAATCGTTACCGAAGGAAGCAAGCAACATATAGTAAAAATTTAACTATATTCCGAAGAAAAACAGACAATTTGGGTACTTGGAATGATTTTCCAGTAGTcttttcaaattaaaccaaaaatggATTGGCTTACCTCAGCTTCGCTAGTGAGGTCTAGTTTCCTCATTAGGTATTTCTGGATGAACGAGACAGGCACGTTCCCATCCCTGTGACAAAAGAACCAAATATGAGACTAATGAGACAATCATTAGAGAACTCTTCCCATAACAAAATCATTCTCGTATCTTCAAAATCTTGAGTAGACAAAAGTTACAAGTACCAACAGTGATGAATTTTGAACATATACAGTTTTTTCCGGAATGTTAAGATCAAACAATGGAGTTCATTAACGATTAAGAATGAAGCAGCATACGTTAGCTTGTCCATAAAACTTATAAATAGCACTGCAAAATTGAACACTTCATCATGCAATGATGAGTGGTGCACTCAAACATGCATTAGAGCCGTAAAGAACTCACTTTATCCTTAAGTAACTTGTCGGAATTTGAGGCAAGGGTTCATCTCCTTCCCTGAAACCATTAATTCAACAAATCAATACACAAAGAAAGGAAGAGCAACTTGTCCAAAAAATTCTTTAAATAATCCAAATAATCTTTCAAAGCTAAAGTTGTTTCTCACTGGTCTTCAGAAGCTACGAGTGAGAACCAAATTGGACCGGCTCTTCGTTCATGTTTGCCAAAAGTTGCATCCAAAACAGCTTGGGGTGAAATGCTTGATTCTGCAAATGATTCCCTCTTTCGTCGAACCCTACGCAGCTTTTTAGGTTTTACTGTGTCTGGAGAGGTAGGATAAGTACTATTCTTTTCCTCCTCAACTTTTGAtttctctttgttttccttatttttggaCTTGCGAACCTGAGGTTCACTTACATGCACTGGTTCTACTTTATTTTCAGACCCTTGGGAGTTGGATTTGAGCGACTTGGTCCTATTCGCAACTTCGACCAAACAATTTAATGGTTTCCAAAGATCCAATTTCCCTTCCCATGGTTCACCGCCATCCTCAGTTTCTTTATTGGATACAGGCTGGCTAGGCTCAGCAGAAAAAGAACTCTGTGCCAGCCAAATTTGAGACCAATAAATGCATTGGTATATTTATCCAAATGCAAAACTTTCATTTAAGTTTGTGGAAATAAAACCTCATCAGCAGTTTAACAAATGCATATAAGGAAAGCTAGATAAGACAGAATGTTGCCGTCACTTACCGGCTTGTTATTTTGACCGGACTTATTTGAGGCTTCAGGTGAGCTGTTGCTCTCTAGGTGATCTTCTGCTGAACTTTCCTCTTTCTTAATAGGCCTCTCAACCAAAAAACTGGATGCTTGTAAAGCAGAAGCCTTTCTTGCAACAGCTTTAGTTCTCCTTCCCGTCATGGTAGCCTGGGCTGATACTCTGGGAGTGCTGACCACCAACGACGAGAGAGATCTCTCCTTTCTTCTAGCTGGTAATGTAACTGAAGGCATAACTTCAGGTGCACTTACCTTTCTTCTTTTAAAAGGGAAAATCTTAGCCCTTACATCTTGCCAGCTGTGATCTGGCCTGATAACCAAGGTAACTAAAACCATCAATATATCATATGATTAAATCAGCAAAAATCATGAATAATGGATGTGCATGCTTGCCCAATAAGTACAATTTACAGTTGCATGACAAGGGCACAAGGACTGGAGAATTACAAATCATCTGCATCTAAATCAAGAACGTTGAATGGTTGCAAATGCGACTGCATGCACATGGAGAGAAGATCATAAAGAATTACGAGGCATATCCATATCAGGTGTAGTACCATCCTCCTATTTTGTCATCATCCCACAATAAACTCACTTATCAAAGAACAGTTCTTTGCCAATAAATTAATATGGGGAGGCTGTATGTTGATGGCATAAACCATGGCATTGTGATTAAAAGTGAAAAATGAATGATTCTGCTTGAAAAAGATGAACGAAAACCAACCACTCCAAAAATTGCATATTATAATCCATTTAAGTACTTATTTTGCATAATCCGATGATAAGTTAACAAAATAGGAACCTTAATTTCTCCAGTGGAACACAACCCAGGTCTATGTTGCATATTGGACAGACTTCTAGTTCCTCGTCTGAAATCTTATTATATATGCACTTCCTGCAAACTGGAGaagcacaaacaaaaaaaccaatCATAACTATTCTCTACACTGTACACAGAAGAAACTTACgataaaaagaaaaggagggTGGAGGATCGGTCCGAGAAAAACTTCACGCGAAATTAATTTGATAAGCAACAGAAAACCCAGCATGAAGTAAACTAAATTCTTAATCAACGGAAAGAAAAGACAGCTAACGAGCTAAAGTAAAAGAAGCCAGTCTGTAAGTTGCGCACTGGTACGGATTTTGAACATAATTGCATGTTTGTAATTCTACCTTCAAGAACACATGACTTTAACTCTATCCATTTGTTACACACTCTCAGGATTCCATCCAATGAACATGTACGAATGCAATGCGGTTATGCAACTTAGGCCACTGCAAGCAGAGGCCTTCCGAGAGACGTCGGAATTATATCCCTTTTAGTCAAGCATTCGAAGTCATCAACAAGCATGTCAAATTGTCAATGAAATAAGATTCTGGTTGTTCATCAAATGGTTGGCAAATCCAACAGGCAAAGCTCCCCTCAGATCTTCGAGTCCAAAAACGTAAACAGAAAGAGAGAACGAGGAAGGAAACCGTCTTGGAAAACATGGAATTCCAAAAACCCACATCCCAAAACCAGCAAACGACTCAATACCAAGCCAAACCCAGTTAACAAAAATGCAAAATACCAATAACCCAGATCaccaaaaacaccaaaacacCATAAAAATCACAGCTTCACACTCCAAATTTCCAGAATCAGAAACGCAATCGGCAGAAACAGGAAAAACAAATAGTCTTTGGCACGAGGGAATGAGGAGGACTCACACGTGTGAAGACATTCAGATATGGTGGTGGCGTCTCTGAAGAGCTTATCGCAAAGAGGACAAGTCATGCATGCCGCAATCGTCTCCCTCCTCACTCTCACCACCGGATTCGCCATCTCCGACCCCACCAAGCCTCCAACTCCTCCCACTCTATAAATTCCAAAATTCCGAACTCCCCCACGTATTCACACACTGCATGTTGCGGCACGCACAAAATTTACGTCCATTTCTGCAAATCCACCTGCATTAGACCCAAAAACCACAAAAATCAGAACACCAACGGGACAACAAAGCAGGCGAAAAAGATGAGGAAAACCCAGCAAAATCTAAGGGAGAAGAAAGCAAGAAATAGATTATCATTACCCCTGTTGAAGCTGCTAGGGAGATTTGAGCCGTTTGGTTGGTGGGAAAGTGAGATTTGCGAGATGGGTTCGATCGATTTCCGAGTACTCGACGTTGGTTTTGATGGATTCGACCAGAGGGTCAAGGATTATTGATCTGAATCGAGAGGCTCGCTCTTCGTCATAAAAGAGCATgaagttttttcctttttttttttttttttttgactaattttatttcattttcttattcGAAAAGCAAtattaaattgaaatttaaagACCAGGTTCAGTTGAAGATGGGGGGGTGTGACTAACGTGCGCCGAGGGTGCGTGCTGATATTAAAGTGCGCACTGGGTTATCGTGCACCCGACGGCGAGTCTTGCGGAAGTGTGAGTCTTGTTTTGTGTCCACATGTACATGATAGCGGGCGGTCGCATTTAacttttttggtatttttatttttaatttgctaaAAATAGATTTCACGTACGGAATGGACTGAGTCAAAGCTACTTGAAACCCATGCCATGTTTCCACTTTCCAATCGCCATTGTTCACTTTTTCACTTTTGTGTTTTACCGCGCAGTGAAATTAATGTGCAAAGGTATGAAGAGGGAATGATAATTCTTTCCGGATGCTCTTCGTGAGGATCATTTTCGgattctttttgtgaggatACAATGAATTCTTCAATCATGTCCGATCATCGTAAAATGTGCGGTCGATTTTCGTCAGGTAGTACTTGTAttctaattttaaataaaattttttaaatgatttctgatcgtatgatgtacgatgaacggacatatTAAAGGATTCCCCGGATTctccaatcacatccgttcatcgtacattgtgcggtcataaatcattgtaaatttttttatttaaaattaaatataaaatgtacctgacgaaaattgatcgcacgatgtacgatgaacctATGTGATCAAAGGAACCccgaaatcctcacaaagaaaatCCGGCAAGGATCCTCATTCATGAAGAGCAACCCAATATGTGAATCCGTAGGCCAGGTGGAATCTTTGGGAAGCCTATACAATTATACAGAGTTACcacgataaaaaataaaaaacttgaaaactttgagttttaattaaaatgacCAAAAAGTTTTGTAAGTAAATATATCAGAactgactttttagagtaaaaatatcattttcgttaaaaataaacagtataaaaaatattttgttaaaattctctaaaaaaaattaggtttaTACCTCCCTTGTGTACCTAGCACGAAATATCACTGTATGAATTGTTCTATCATTGGTCTTTTCATTGTATTCGGTAGCAACAAGAAACAACCACCAGCGTTTGACCTCTTTGCTTTTAATAAGGTGGAGCGGGGAATTTTTCTCGTATTTACTCAGAGCTTTTTGAatgccaattttttttaattatattttacacCCTCAATTTTTGTCCAGTTACAACTTATAACCTCATATAATGATATatacattttaaaaatatttcaatttcatattagttattatttgattttaatgcCATACATCTCTCGTAATTTCTGTTGGTTTTTTCGTTATATGCCTGTATGAAACGCTGCAGGCCCGACAAAACATGCGCCacgtaaataaaaacaaataaatcattTGTAATTATAAAATGGGCTCaccctctccttcttctccagcAACCCTTCGACAAGTCCTTCGCCGACGTCGATTGtgtaaattaaattataaaaaccatACTTTACCCGCAGGGCTCAGCCACCACTTTCCCCAGCACGGCCCCGCGTCGTTCACATAGACGAAGAAACTATCGGAATTCTAGATAaatgtatgacattgaaatgaaataataaGTAAACGTATAAGATTGAAATATTCTAAAAATGTTGTCGAAGTTGTAATTGAATAGAAACTTGAGATGCAAAATGTAAATTacctaattttaaaaatatcgaGACCATTTCAACGTCAATGTCATACTAACACAACCCCTTGTAACTATTACTTAAAATTATACTCGCTGGCCGTCGTAGGGCAGCCTTGGGTTTTCAGAGGTTGCCATGAAACTCGCTTCACCGGAAAATTATTCGGCATGGCTGTTGTAGACTAGAAAAGACGGACGAGTTGTCATATTGGAGCCACGGGAGACTATAATTTAAGACGATTTATCATTTGTGTGTTTCTGTTCTGATCGGACAGTTGACATGGAACATAAGATCATGCCTAAACCAGTTTAAGACGATCTACCATGTGTGCGTTTCTGAAGAAATTATCCACTTCATGGGTCTCAAAAAGAAATTTCAGTTTATTAATATCATGGAGAGATGAGTTTAGGGATGAAAACATGAGATCATGCGTAAACCAAATTTTAAGTACACAATTCGATGAGTTGCAAGTGATTGTCCCCTTCTAAAAAATGTTTCCACattcagcatgatcttaattataaaaaaaaaaaaagcgttatatatatatatatatatatatatatatatatatagaaagctTTTAAGAAATgggatccctatttttttttataaaaataaaaattagttgtGGGGTCTACACCacattgaattttaacgatctgaatcgtctatttttcaagttgtacctcatagatcatcattgcaaaatattagctaaatcagaaatatttaaaacatttaattgAGTTAAAAAAATGAACGAAtaatttgttatataagaaacaacgaaatttgatcttgataattaaatagacaaatggtttcggattgaattgaatttttccaAAGATTATCTATGAattgagactaacaaaatagaggaTTCGAATCGTTAAAATTCGAGGTGGAATAAGCCCCACTCCTAATCcctaatttttccaaaaaaatgaAGATTCCTTTGTATAAAGACGATATGCAATAATTCACAAATGTGAACGAAATGCCACCTAGACAGCCAGCACAACAATAGTTGaagaacatgtaaaacatgTTAGTCACGTGCGGCatgctcctcctcctcctagaAGTGGGTCATAGCAGTTAAGTAACAGGACAATTGTGAGGAACCAGATTTGTGAATTAAGAATTAACATGTAATAAGATTGATTAGCATGTAATTAAAGACCATGACTTGACTTCCAGAACAAAATCTCATGCATATTTATCTACAAGCGATATTGGATGAGACAGAATTGAACACGTGACTCGGAGTGGAAGAGTAAACAATGCCCGTAACCAATTGAGCTACAAGCTTTTTACAATCTCCTACACGTTGATGCCAACGTAATCGCAACATTAAACTTTATTCGGTCAATTGCTAACTACAAGTAACCCCTTGAGCCAATGCTGCCTATATTTGTACATAACAATACATGATGATGATAGTTGCAAAGCTCTACTATGTATACATCTTTCCCAACAGATCAAATGGTATGAGTATCAAGATCCAACAAGACCTTTGTGCCGAGCGTACGAGATTATCAACAAGAAAACGGAGCCGCAAACTATCCCCGTGACGATGATCACCTAAGTTATGTTATGGAAATGGAGTTTCAAATGAAAATTTATCTCCAAAGAAGTGAAGGAAATTACGTGGACTGTGGCGGTATACGTACCCATTTGAATACGTATCCATGATCTTTTGCCCATGTATACGGGATGTTCATGCCAAATATTGCAGCCACCAAAGAACACATAGACAAACAAACAGTTCCAGAACTTAGGAACAGCTCTAGCTGTCACAGGAAACTCATGTTAACCATAAAAAAGGATATATACTTAAAACGTCGGCATAGTTTCTTTTTTGAGTCCCAAAGACATTACCTGAATTAGCTGATTCCGATGATTGTCAAGCTGCAATGAAATACGTATTAGATCAGACATGTTAAATCTGTGCATATTGTTAAAGAAACTACTGCGCAGGTGAAGTCTGAAATCAGTGTATCAAGGTTTCAATATCATGTGAACAACCATTACCTGGATATTAATGTAATCCTCTGTGTCATCGATGTATTCGCGCAGCTGGTAACAAAAGAATGAATCGTGTAAGTTTTATCTCATATAAGTAGAAAGTTAGGATACTGCAAACGTAGTAATAATGCATACCGCTGTCAATTTATTCAACGTGCCTTCAATTTGCATAAAGTAAGCCTGCAAAAGATAACAGGATTCAACTCAGACTTCAGGTATGGTTTGGCTGTACAAGAGTACAAAACCTGTGATAAATTATAACCTCGAGCAACATCTCAAGTTCCTCGACATCATTCTCCTCTTCAACTGTTGTTGCAGCACTCGCCCTGCTTGTTCTTGATACCTTCGAGCCTATAGTTATAGTAGGTGAGGCGAGAGACCAATTTGGAGCGCCAGAGTCGCTGACAGGTGAAGTCCCCACCATCTTTCTTGACAAGTAAAGGTCTGCCAtatcatcatcgtcatcaagAAGTTGTTCGAGTTCATCTCTTACCTAGAATGCATTATTCCATAAAGGAAATAAGTTCATACTTGTAAGcgaaaattagaaaatatatatttgCCATTTTTTGCAACTTCTACCTTCGTGGCAACAAAAACAATACAACATTGTTAAGGGAATTGATTGCAGAActaaatcaagaaacaaatccCCTGCATGACTGAGCATAAGAGGAATGCAGTTAAGTATTAGCATATGACTGGCGTTTTCAGCATAATATTGGTAACTGTCATACCTTTTGAACCCGATTTGTCAACCTGGTCATTGCACTCTTCAACTTCCGAACACGATCCAAATTACGACTGCTAATCTGCAAATAATTCCAGCTGTTTCAACAGAGAAGAACAATCTAAACAAGTTTTCCTTCTATCATGGATTATGAAATAATGTAATTAGGGGGCTTTAAACACTTTGGTTATGCAATCAGGgatttagaaaataaatgaaattcTAAGAATCATTACCTTGGAGGTCAGCTCATCTAAAGCCGGATAAGCATCAGCCTCTAGAACTCTAGTCTGCGCATCAAGAAAACTACAGATACCTTCTAGTGCAACTTCTAAAGCTCGGAATTCGAATGGGAATTCTAAATCATGACATAAACAAAACAACCAGGAAATTAAGTCAAAGAACAGATAAACAACAAGCACAAAACTTGGGTACCAAATTGGAAACATACTAACGCAACTAGGAACACGGAAAATTGAGCTCAAACTTCCTGAGCAACACTATTGACATAAACCGATAAGGGAGAAGTTTTGAGGTCACACCATTTTCCTCATCAGTTTCATCTTTTTGTACCCCAGAagcgtcttcttcttctccttggcCATTGAAATTGGTACTTGACAGAGGCAAACGCCTTTGAAGCTCCTTAACGATGGGAAGTACAGTATCATCAAACGGGTCTCTAAGCAGTACCTACACCAATAACAATCTTAACCATTTGCCTAGAAT
This genomic interval from Malus domestica chromosome 05, GDT2T_hap1 contains the following:
- the LOC103435692 gene encoding E3 ubiquitin protein ligase DRIP2-like, translated to MANPVVRVRRETIAACMTCPLCDKLFRDATTISECLHTFCRKCIYNKISDEELEVCPICNIDLGCVPLEKLRPDHSWQDVRAKIFPFKRRKVSAPEVMPSVTLPARRKERSLSSLVVSTPRVSAQATMTGRRTKAVARKASALQASSFLVERPIKKEESSAEDHLESNSSPEASNKSGQNNKPSSFSAEPSQPVSNKETEDGGEPWEGKLDLWKPLNCLVEVANRTKSLKSNSQGSENKVEPVHVSEPQVRKSKNKENKEKSKVEEEKNSTYPTSPDTVKPKKLRRVRRKRESFAESSISPQAVLDATFGKHERRAGPIWFSLVASEDQEGDEPLPQIPTSYLRIKDGNVPVSFIQKYLMRKLDLTSEAEVEIKCMGQPVVPTLEMYNLVDLWLQMASPPERITASVGSSAKDFVMVLAYSRKVSNS
- the LOC103435690 gene encoding magnesium transporter MRS2-I-like isoform X2, encoding MLALEMARDELLVPAPEDTAQTQAQASAASKKKTAALRSWISLDHDGQGTVLDLDKHAIIHRVQIHARDLRLLDPLLSYPSTILGREKVIVLNLEHIKAIITADEVLLRDPFDDTVLPIVKELQRRLPLSSTNFNGQGEEEDASGVQKDETDEENEFPFEFRALEVALEGICSFLDAQTRVLEADAYPALDELTSKISSRNLDRVRKLKSAMTRLTNRVQKVRDELEQLLDDDDDMADLYLSRKMVGTSPVSDSGAPNWSLASPTITIGSKVSRTSRASAATTVEEENDVEELEMLLEAYFMQIEGTLNKLTALREYIDDTEDYINIQLDNHRNQLIQLELFLSSGTVCLSMCSLVAAIFGMNIPYTWAKDHGYVFKWVIIVTGIVCGSVFLLIISYARHKGLVGS
- the LOC103435690 gene encoding magnesium transporter MRS2-I-like isoform X1; this translates as MLALEMARDELLVPAPEDTAQTQAQASAASKKKTAALRSWISLDHDGQGTVLDLDKHAIIHRVQIHARDLRLLDPLLSYPSTILGREKVIVLNLEQHIKAIITADEVLLRDPFDDTVLPIVKELQRRLPLSSTNFNGQGEEEDASGVQKDETDEENEFPFEFRALEVALEGICSFLDAQTRVLEADAYPALDELTSKISSRNLDRVRKLKSAMTRLTNRVQKVRDELEQLLDDDDDMADLYLSRKMVGTSPVSDSGAPNWSLASPTITIGSKVSRTSRASAATTVEEENDVEELEMLLEAYFMQIEGTLNKLTALREYIDDTEDYINIQLDNHRNQLIQLELFLSSGTVCLSMCSLVAAIFGMNIPYTWAKDHGYVFKWVIIVTGIVCGSVFLLIISYARHKGLVGS